In the genome of Panthera uncia isolate 11264 chromosome B3 unlocalized genomic scaffold, Puncia_PCG_1.0 HiC_scaffold_1, whole genome shotgun sequence, one region contains:
- the LOC125909755 gene encoding olfactory receptor 4K2-like, translated as MCNCRSVTFSSSVILSYFVIPEQSLQIMEGFNHSGVSEFVLLGLTDSPELQIFFFVMFSVFYLLTMSGNCLILLTVLCTPHLHSPMYFLLSNLSLIDMCLSSFATPKMIMDFFAEHKTISFEGCISQIFFLHLFTGTEIVLLISMSFDRYIAICKPLHYSTIMSQRVCVGLVVTSWTVGFLHTLSQLAFTLYLPFCGPNVVDSFFCDLPLVIQLACVDIYVLGIFMISTSGVIALVSFLLLLTSYVIVLVTIKDHSSTGSSKVFSTCTAHFLVVLMFFGPCIFIYVWPFTNFLVDKVLSVFYTIFTPFLNPLIYTLRNQEMKTAVKKKLSNQYLNLGKTSPRYPVQ; from the coding sequence ATGTGTAATTGTAGAAGTGTCACATTTTCTAGCTCTGTAATTTTGTCCTATTTTGTCATTCCAGAGCAGAGTCTGCAGATCATGGAGGGATTCAACCATTCTGGAGTATCTGAATTTGTATTACTTGGACTTACTGATTCTCCTGagctccagatttttttctttgtgatgttttctgttttctatttactAACTATGTCGGGCAACTGCTTGATTTTGCTCACAGTCCTATGCACCCCACACCTTCACTCCCCCATGTATTTCCTCCTCAGCAACCTGTCTCTCATTGACATGTGCTTGTCCTCCTTTGCCACTCCAAAGATGATCATGGACTTCTTTGCTGAGCATAAGACCATCTCCTTTGAGGGCTGCATTTCTCAGATCTTCTTTTTGCACCTTTTCACTGGGACTGAGATTGTGCTGCTGATCTCCATGTCTTTTGACAGGTACATTGCCATATGCAAACCTCTCCATTATTCAACAATTATGAGCCAAAGAGTGTGTGTTGGGCTTGTGGTAACTTCTTGGACAGTGGGCTTCCTGCATACCTTGAGCCAGTTAGCTTTTACTCTCTATTTACCCTTCTGTGGTCCCAATGTTGTAGATAGTTTCTTCTGTGACCTTCCTTTGGTCATCCAGCTGGCTTGTGTAGATATCTATGTTCTTGGAATCTTCATGATCTCAACTAGTGGTGTGATTGCTCTTGTAAGTTTTCTGCTTTTGCTCACCTCCTACGTCATTGTTCTTGTCACTATCAAGGACCACTCCTCCACAGGATCATCTAAGGTTTTTTCTACCTGCACTGCACATTTCCTAGTTGTGTTAATGTTCTTTGGGCCCTGCATCTTCATCTATGTGTGGCCTTTCACCAACTTCCTGGTGGACAAAGTTCTGTCTGTTTTCTATACCATCTTTACTCCCTTTCTGAATCCACTTATCTATACTTTGAGAAACCAGGAAATGAAGACGGCTGTGAAGAAGAAACTAAGTAACCAATACCTAAATCTTGGGAAAACTTCTCCAAGATATCCAGTGCAATGA